One window of Candidatus Methylocalor cossyra genomic DNA carries:
- a CDS encoding PKD domain-containing protein, with product MTVGTAREEQSSSTFEAYTTMKKLQAILLGAALAGTHPVHALINDGKFGEPGELFVSIYDEAGQQSYYKDLGVNVAQFLAGQGCIPGNLAQDPNYAKFLNKPGLAYNVAAVNPLASDRSNITTWGYLATSSQGASIFNAAWNAIDNTKQKIQAYIGYLNVDAFTNAPGQASQNLSGVFGPSDPGYHGSPIWGATMGHSVAGSTEGALDQPLEFYFVNNSTGDDKGKQVTKLGTWTLSSAGQLSYAGTGTTTICTGTGPGGGGQPPGGGGQPPGGGQPPGGGQQPPVGPYIKINAPQLWKVKQKQTIAWTSQDVPPKTIVNVKFSKNGVSRFKLIKHAPNRRGAVVWKPAKSQATQQGALQLCVSFKPSKKAKKLRLCDQMNITVER from the coding sequence GTGACGGTCGGCACGGCAAGAGAAGAACAATCCTCCTCCACCTTCGAGGCCTATACCACCATGAAGAAACTGCAAGCGATACTGCTGGGCGCGGCCCTCGCGGGGACCCACCCGGTCCACGCGTTGATCAACGACGGCAAGTTCGGGGAACCGGGCGAGCTGTTCGTTTCGATCTACGATGAAGCAGGGCAGCAGTCCTATTACAAGGATCTGGGCGTCAACGTGGCACAGTTCCTGGCGGGTCAGGGCTGTATCCCGGGAAATTTGGCCCAGGATCCCAACTACGCAAAATTCCTCAATAAGCCAGGGTTGGCGTACAACGTTGCGGCGGTCAACCCGCTGGCGAGCGACCGCAGCAACATCACCACCTGGGGTTATCTCGCCACGTCCTCGCAAGGGGCCTCCATCTTCAATGCCGCCTGGAACGCAATCGACAACACTAAGCAAAAGATTCAAGCCTATATCGGCTATCTGAACGTGGACGCCTTCACCAACGCGCCCGGGCAGGCCAGCCAAAACCTTTCCGGCGTGTTCGGCCCGAGTGACCCAGGCTATCACGGCAGTCCCATTTGGGGCGCCACCATGGGGCACAGCGTTGCCGGGAGTACGGAAGGGGCTCTTGACCAGCCGCTGGAATTCTACTTCGTCAATAACTCCACCGGCGACGACAAAGGCAAGCAGGTGACCAAGCTCGGCACCTGGACCCTGTCCAGCGCGGGGCAATTGAGTTACGCGGGTACCGGTACCACCACCATCTGTACCGGGACTGGCCCAGGCGGCGGCGGTCAACCTCCGGGCGGTGGCGGGCAACCTCCTGGCGGCGGTCAACCCCCGGGCGGTGGGCAACAGCCGCCGGTGGGACCCTACATCAAGATCAATGCTCCCCAGCTATGGAAGGTCAAGCAGAAGCAAACCATTGCTTGGACCAGTCAGGACGTCCCGCCGAAAACCATCGTCAATGTCAAGTTTTCCAAGAACGGCGTAAGCAGGTTCAAGCTGATCAAGCATGCGCCCAACCGGCGAGGTGCCGTGGTATGGAAACCGGCCAAGTCCCAAGCCACTCAGCAGGGCGCGCTTCAGCTATGCGTCAGCTTCAAGCCCAGCAAGAAGGCGAAAAAGCTGCGCCTCTGTGACCAGATGAACATTACCGTGGAGCGCTAA